The bacterium genome contains a region encoding:
- a CDS encoding Gfo/Idh/MocA family oxidoreductase, producing the protein MKNVRMGVIGVGVMGRGHLANIAKAKQVELTAVCDVIAERANEAATTYACAAYTDHQALLRAGVCDAVLIATPHYAHTTVGIDALKAGLHVLVEKPISVHKADCERLLAAYKNKRQVFSAMFNQRTDPLYRKIKHMIEQGELGQLDRITWIITDWFRTQSYYDAGEWRATWAGEGGGVLSNQATHNLDLWQWMFGMPDQVRGFCKIGRKHNIEVEDEVTAYLEYKNGSSGVFITSTGEAPGTNRLEIIGERGKLVSENGGLNFIRNEVSTNDVLKHSPEKYDRPAVWNIQMAMPDQGPQHAGILQNFIDAIISGTKLIAPAVEGIRAVELGNAILYSSDTGKTVELPLNAQAYERMLKKKIKESRIK; encoded by the coding sequence ATGAAGAACGTGAGAATGGGTGTCATTGGAGTCGGTGTGATGGGGCGGGGCCACCTGGCAAACATTGCGAAGGCCAAACAGGTGGAGTTGACCGCCGTCTGTGATGTGATTGCAGAGCGGGCGAATGAGGCGGCCACCACTTATGCGTGTGCGGCTTATACTGATCACCAGGCATTGCTCAGGGCCGGGGTGTGTGATGCGGTTCTGATTGCGACCCCCCACTATGCGCATACCACGGTCGGGATTGATGCCTTGAAGGCCGGGCTGCATGTGCTGGTGGAAAAGCCGATCTCGGTTCACAAGGCGGATTGTGAGCGTCTGCTGGCCGCCTATAAAAACAAACGGCAGGTATTTTCCGCCATGTTTAATCAGAGGACGGATCCCCTTTACCGCAAGATCAAGCATATGATTGAGCAGGGTGAGTTGGGGCAGCTGGACCGGATCACGTGGATCATCACCGATTGGTTCCGGACCCAGAGTTACTATGATGCGGGCGAGTGGCGCGCCACCTGGGCCGGCGAGGGCGGGGGCGTGCTGTCGAATCAGGCGACTCATAATCTGGATCTGTGGCAATGGATGTTTGGCATGCCCGACCAGGTGCGGGGGTTCTGCAAAATCGGGCGCAAGCACAACATCGAAGTTGAGGACGAGGTGACGGCCTATCTGGAGTACAAGAACGGCAGCTCGGGGGTGTTCATCACGTCCACCGGTGAAGCGCCGGGAACCAATCGGCTGGAAATTATCGGGGAGCGCGGGAAGCTGGTCAGTGAGAATGGTGGCCTGAACTTCATCCGCAATGAGGTTTCCACCAATGACGTCCTGAAGCATTCGCCTGAAAAATATGACCGCCCTGCGGTCTGGAACATTCAGATGGCCATGCCTGATCAGGGGCCGCAGCATGCCGGGATTCTTCAGAATTTCATTGATGCCATCATCTCGGGCACCAAGCTGATTGCGCCGGCCGTGGAGGGGATCCGGGCGGTAGAACTTGGCAACGCGATCTTGTATTCCTCCGATACCGGCAAGACCGTGGAACTGCCATTGAATGCGCAAGCCTATGAGCGCATGTTAAAAAAGAAGATCAAAGAATCACGAATCAAGTAG
- a CDS encoding AraC family transcriptional regulator codes for MNKRTQKFKERICVHAGARGEFEPPLRISAAIVSRWGPEDNFTRQDRPNVSLSLVTFGNAIFEQDGRRGVAERGTLFIAHKGSSQLFQTGSEGVLHKRSLILEGAAMDAILISLRLTGIDSVKPRNLPLTMSLFRRANHCLAEKKTGFLREASRLAWDILISCGEGLSEDCPESLRQAMDFVQTSVHRPVHLQEIARASGLSVRHCTRLFQEHTGFSPIQYCIQQRMIMAENLVVNTGEPFKQIAASLGYEDALHFSVQFKHHFKMSPRHYREQARGG; via the coding sequence ATGAATAAACGGACCCAGAAATTCAAGGAACGGATATGTGTCCATGCAGGTGCAAGAGGTGAATTTGAACCGCCACTACGGATCTCGGCGGCGATTGTTTCACGCTGGGGCCCTGAGGACAACTTTACCAGACAAGACCGGCCCAATGTCTCCCTCAGTCTGGTCACCTTCGGCAATGCCATCTTCGAACAGGATGGCCGCCGGGGTGTGGCGGAACGGGGTACCCTCTTTATTGCGCATAAGGGAAGCAGCCAACTGTTCCAAACGGGCAGTGAAGGCGTCCTGCATAAACGGTCGCTTATTCTGGAAGGGGCGGCGATGGACGCCATCCTGATCTCCTTACGTCTGACAGGTATTGATTCCGTCAAACCACGCAACCTCCCGTTGACCATGTCCCTCTTCAGGAGGGCCAATCACTGTCTGGCCGAAAAGAAAACCGGCTTCCTCCGTGAAGCATCACGACTTGCCTGGGATATCCTGATATCCTGCGGGGAAGGCTTGTCAGAAGACTGTCCGGAAAGCCTTCGTCAGGCGATGGATTTTGTGCAGACCAGTGTGCATCGCCCGGTTCATCTCCAGGAGATTGCGAGGGCCTCGGGACTATCGGTTCGACACTGCACCCGGCTATTCCAGGAGCACACGGGCTTCTCTCCGATCCAGTATTGCATTCAACAGCGCATGATCATGGCCGAAAATCTGGTGGTGAACACGGGCGAACCGTTCAAGCAAATCGCGGCATCGCTAGGCTACGAGGATGCCCTGCATTTCTCCGTGCAATTCAAACATCACTTCAAGATGAGCCCACGCCATTACCGGGAGCAGGCGCGCGGCGGCTGA
- a CDS encoding secondary thiamine-phosphate synthase enzyme YjbQ has translation MKSYRKELWFNTPTRRAYVNITPQVEECLQESGIKEGLVLVNAMHITASVFVNDNEAGLHSDFEKWLEKLAPEKPHSQYAHNGYEDNADAHLKRQIMGREVVMAVTNGKLDAGPWEQIFYGEFDGKRRKRVLVKIIGE, from the coding sequence ATGAAGTCATACCGTAAAGAACTCTGGTTTAACACCCCGACACGACGGGCCTATGTCAACATCACCCCGCAGGTTGAAGAGTGCCTGCAGGAAAGCGGCATCAAGGAAGGTCTGGTCCTGGTAAATGCCATGCATATCACCGCCAGCGTGTTTGTGAACGACAATGAGGCCGGCCTTCATTCCGACTTCGAAAAATGGCTGGAGAAACTTGCCCCCGAAAAACCCCATTCCCAATACGCCCACAACGGTTATGAGGATAATGCTGACGCACACCTGAAACGACAGATCATGGGACGTGAGGTTGTTATGGCTGTGACCAATGGTAAGCTTGATGCGGGACCGTGGGAACAAATCTTCTACGGTGAGTTTGACGGCAAGCGACGGAAACGGGTACTGGTCAAGATTATCGGGGAATGA
- a CDS encoding RNA methyltransferase — protein sequence MERHHRGKGKKRLLGSHQKCWIWGRNSIVETLAAGRWEISDLYLSRLLPAEPLAQAQALAARQHLTPIIAEPDELTRLCHTSEHQGYLARMTEFPYAEEAAVMASLPTSPFCIILDGVQDPYNFGAIIRSGEIFGAHALFIADSGQVGVTSMVVRSSAGAVNRLPIVRVPDLGALVDRLKAKGVKVVAASEKAAGPIMDYNFRQGISIVIGNEGVGPGTQLLQHCDDTVSIPQTGRIDSLNAAVAAGIFFYEVRRQRR from the coding sequence ATGGAACGACACCATCGGGGTAAGGGGAAGAAACGACTTCTCGGCAGTCACCAGAAGTGCTGGATCTGGGGCCGTAATTCGATTGTGGAGACCCTGGCGGCGGGCCGATGGGAGATTTCTGATCTCTATCTGTCCCGCCTCCTCCCTGCCGAGCCGTTGGCTCAGGCGCAGGCTCTGGCCGCCCGTCAGCACCTCACTCCCATCATTGCTGAACCGGATGAATTAACCCGGCTTTGCCACACCAGCGAACATCAGGGCTACCTGGCGCGCATGACGGAGTTTCCTTATGCGGAGGAGGCCGCCGTGATGGCGTCACTGCCGACCTCGCCCTTTTGCATCATCCTGGATGGGGTCCAGGATCCCTATAACTTTGGCGCCATTATCCGGTCCGGTGAGATCTTTGGTGCCCATGCCCTGTTTATTGCGGACTCAGGTCAGGTCGGGGTCACCAGTATGGTCGTCCGCAGCTCCGCCGGGGCGGTGAACCGCTTGCCGATTGTCAGGGTGCCGGATTTGGGAGCTCTGGTGGACCGTTTGAAAGCCAAAGGGGTCAAGGTGGTGGCGGCCAGCGAAAAAGCGGCCGGCCCCATCATGGATTACAATTTCAGGCAGGGGATTTCGATTGTGATCGGGAATGAGGGGGTGGGGCCCGGAACTCAGCTTTTGCAACACTGTGATGATACCGTGAGCATTCCGCAGACCGGCCGGATCGATTCCTTGAATGCCGCTGTGGCCGCCGGGATCTTTTTCTACGAAGTCCGCCGTCAACGCAGGTGA
- a CDS encoding SGNH/GDSL hydrolase family protein, which translates to MMKALSESDLILFQGDSITDAGRIGSADGLGGGYVSMIPGILAGKYPGRRYRIINRGNGGDRTVELLARWKTDCLDLRPDVLSIMIGVNDVWRLRGEWMGQTFIPFPEFKANYIKLLDQAVAAGITRFFLVSPSAIENNQDAEFNRHLDERAALVKELAVAYKGVYVPVRETQKRMLAEYSTVNWTSDGCHPSAAGHALLAQTWITAAGL; encoded by the coding sequence ATGATGAAGGCACTAAGCGAAAGCGATTTAATTCTTTTCCAGGGCGACAGCATTACGGATGCAGGGCGGATCGGCTCTGCCGACGGCCTCGGCGGAGGGTATGTGTCCATGATCCCCGGCATCCTGGCAGGCAAATATCCCGGGCGCAGGTATCGCATCATCAACCGCGGAAACGGAGGCGATCGCACCGTGGAATTGCTTGCGCGCTGGAAAACCGACTGCCTCGACCTTCGCCCTGATGTGCTCTCGATCATGATCGGGGTGAACGACGTTTGGCGCTTGCGCGGGGAATGGATGGGGCAGACCTTCATCCCCTTCCCGGAATTCAAGGCCAATTACATCAAGTTATTGGATCAAGCCGTGGCCGCCGGCATCACCCGGTTCTTCCTGGTCAGCCCTTCTGCCATTGAGAACAACCAGGACGCGGAATTTAACCGGCATCTGGACGAACGCGCCGCCCTGGTCAAAGAGCTGGCCGTCGCCTACAAAGGCGTCTACGTGCCCGTACGGGAAACCCAGAAACGCATGCTGGCCGAGTATTCAACGGTGAACTGGACCTCCGATGGCTGTCACCCTAGTGCGGCTGGCCATGCCCTACTCGCCCAAACCTGGATTACTGCAGCCGGTTTGTGA
- a CDS encoding OmpH family outer membrane protein: MEMNNEGRKIRWYEVMYVIVLLGLLAWSVFFMNPHKVAVVDVDRVFKDVGALQKIEKERIKLDSFVKATQLLQAYKARMKSLQDKLADAKTPADKEKIAASMKAGDEQFSQSIAPLQGALQQFDNLAVASFRKRLGQFINQVALKRGADVVLTTGPNLPYFKNKVDMTEDVVNASKDFFAKDMPVIDPAFEAARAKR, encoded by the coding sequence ATGGAAATGAATAACGAAGGGCGCAAAATCCGTTGGTATGAAGTGATGTATGTGATTGTGCTTCTGGGGCTGTTGGCCTGGAGCGTCTTCTTCATGAATCCCCATAAGGTGGCCGTAGTGGATGTCGACCGCGTATTCAAGGATGTCGGCGCGCTCCAGAAGATCGAGAAGGAACGCATCAAGTTGGACTCCTTTGTGAAAGCCACCCAATTGCTGCAGGCCTATAAGGCCCGCATGAAATCCCTTCAGGACAAGCTGGCGGACGCCAAGACTCCCGCTGATAAGGAGAAAATCGCCGCCTCGATGAAGGCCGGGGACGAGCAATTCAGCCAGAGCATTGCCCCTTTGCAGGGTGCCCTTCAGCAGTTTGACAACCTGGCGGTGGCGTCCTTCCGGAAACGGTTGGGACAATTCATCAACCAGGTTGCTTTGAAGCGTGGGGCGGATGTGGTGCTGACCACGGGGCCCAACCTTCCTTATTTTAAAAACAAGGTGGATATGACTGAGGACGTCGTGAATGCGTCCAAGGATTTCTTCGCCAAAGATATGCCCGTGATCGACCCTGCGTTTGAGGCCGCGCGCGCCAAGCGCTAA
- a CDS encoding glycoside hydrolase family 5 protein has product MHPMLKQILGSSIGIMAAVAMAADGPALKPRVLVDFEDARAVKLSADQAQVARVPSQGGQALQITTDAKADWPGVLIEPREGAWDLGGYDAVEMEVRNLEDVPVRVLLSVNNPGADGEKHCNVASVTVSEQGKAVLVVPFGMWHGASGHPLDLKKIVSVRVLLDRAGRSHRFEVDTIRAVCVDRVDLGKTMADPFFKRLTPVPGRGVNLGNALEAPKEGGWGVTLKESYFEQIKEAGFDSVRIPVRWSAHAGTTPPYRIDPEFFDRVDWAVHHALKRGLHTVLNMHHYNEIFEQPAAHRDRFLALWKQIAEHYKNEPPELYFELLNEPSGKLLSDKWNRLLAETLPVVRASNPTREIVVGPVSWNSISELKTLTLPEQDRHLIVTVHYYNPFEFTHQGADWVGEQSKKWLGTRWTGTAVERQAIEHDFDIAIDWAVTHRRPLYLGEFGALSTADMESRVRWIRCVAEAADKRKMGYTYWEFCSGFGLYNPVTDRWIQPLKEALVPTVRK; this is encoded by the coding sequence ATGCACCCAATGCTAAAACAAATTCTAGGTAGCAGTATCGGCATCATGGCGGCAGTAGCCATGGCGGCGGATGGGCCCGCCCTGAAACCGCGTGTCCTCGTCGACTTCGAGGATGCCCGGGCGGTCAAGCTCAGTGCCGATCAAGCTCAGGTAGCCCGCGTTCCGTCTCAGGGAGGACAGGCATTACAGATTACCACTGATGCCAAGGCCGACTGGCCGGGGGTGCTGATTGAACCACGTGAGGGCGCATGGGATTTGGGTGGTTACGATGCAGTGGAAATGGAGGTCCGGAATCTGGAGGACGTTCCGGTGCGGGTGCTCCTGAGTGTCAACAATCCGGGTGCCGACGGCGAGAAGCACTGCAACGTTGCGTCCGTCACGGTGTCGGAACAAGGCAAGGCCGTGTTGGTTGTCCCCTTCGGAATGTGGCACGGGGCATCCGGTCATCCGCTGGATCTGAAAAAGATTGTCTCAGTACGTGTGCTGCTGGACCGGGCCGGCCGGTCGCACCGGTTTGAAGTCGATACCATTCGCGCGGTCTGTGTGGACCGGGTGGACCTCGGGAAGACGATGGCGGATCCTTTTTTTAAGCGACTCACGCCGGTGCCAGGCCGGGGAGTGAATCTGGGTAATGCGTTGGAAGCCCCAAAAGAAGGCGGGTGGGGCGTGACGCTCAAGGAGTCGTACTTCGAGCAGATCAAGGAGGCCGGGTTTGATTCTGTGAGAATTCCCGTGCGCTGGTCGGCGCATGCCGGAACCACTCCGCCGTACCGCATTGATCCGGAATTTTTCGACCGGGTGGACTGGGCGGTTCACCACGCGCTGAAACGCGGGTTGCATACAGTGCTGAATATGCACCACTATAACGAGATTTTCGAGCAACCGGCGGCCCATCGGGATCGGTTTCTGGCCCTCTGGAAGCAGATCGCTGAGCACTACAAGAATGAGCCGCCTGAATTGTATTTTGAACTTTTGAATGAGCCTAGCGGCAAACTGCTGTCCGATAAGTGGAACCGGTTGCTGGCCGAAACGTTGCCGGTGGTGCGGGCCTCAAATCCTACCCGGGAGATAGTGGTCGGGCCTGTGAGCTGGAATAGCATCAGCGAGTTGAAGACCCTGACCCTGCCGGAGCAGGACCGCCACCTGATCGTCACCGTTCACTACTACAATCCGTTTGAGTTCACGCACCAAGGGGCTGACTGGGTCGGGGAGCAGTCGAAGAAATGGCTGGGGACCCGTTGGACCGGGACGGCGGTTGAGCGGCAGGCGATCGAGCATGATTTCGACATCGCCATTGACTGGGCGGTTACACATCGCCGGCCCTTGTATCTGGGGGAATTTGGTGCGCTGAGCACCGCCGATATGGAGTCACGGGTGCGCTGGATAAGGTGTGTGGCTGAGGCGGCCGACAAACGGAAAATGGGCTACACCTATTGGGAGTTCTGTTCAGGTTTCGGTCTTTACAACCCTGTCACCGATCGCTGGATCCAGCCGCTGAAAGAGGCTTTGGTGCCAACCGTCCGGAAGTGA
- a CDS encoding Gfo/Idh/MocA family oxidoreductase translates to MTIKNVRLGVVGIGGMAGLHLGNLSKTKNVELVAVCDVVKDRAEAAAATYKCAAFTDHKALLKAKICDAVLIVTPHYAHTTIGIDALKAGLHVLVEKPISVHKADCERLIAAHQKKGQIFAAMFNQRTDPHYRKIKEMLKRGDLGKLDRITWVITNWFRTESYYASGGWRATWAGEGGGVLLNQCPHNLDLWQWLFGMPDRVRGFCSIGRKHNIEVEDEVTAHLGYNNGCTGVFITSTGEAPGVNRLEIAGEHGRLTLEDNELRFIRTEVSVSDFLRDSPEKFGTPPVWNVQIPVTGNGGQHAEVLQNFIDAIVSGTPLIAPAKEGIKSVELGNAMLYSSEIGKTVEMPLSGAAYERMLKKKIKESRFVKVTREVAQQDMSKSVK, encoded by the coding sequence ATGACTATCAAAAACGTAAGACTGGGTGTTGTGGGTATTGGAGGAATGGCGGGGTTGCATTTAGGGAATCTCTCCAAAACTAAAAATGTGGAGCTGGTGGCCGTCTGTGATGTCGTCAAAGATCGGGCGGAGGCTGCGGCGGCCACCTATAAATGTGCGGCGTTCACCGATCACAAGGCGTTGTTGAAGGCCAAGATCTGTGATGCCGTACTCATTGTCACTCCCCATTATGCGCACACCACCATCGGGATTGACGCCTTGAAGGCCGGGTTGCATGTGCTGGTGGAAAAGCCGATTTCGGTGCATAAGGCGGATTGTGAACGATTGATTGCGGCCCATCAGAAGAAGGGGCAGATCTTTGCCGCCATGTTCAATCAGCGTACCGATCCCCATTACCGGAAGATCAAGGAAATGCTGAAACGTGGGGATCTGGGAAAATTAGATCGTATTACGTGGGTCATCACGAACTGGTTCCGCACTGAAAGTTATTATGCCTCCGGCGGCTGGCGTGCCACCTGGGCCGGTGAAGGTGGCGGCGTGTTGCTGAACCAATGCCCGCATAATCTGGATCTCTGGCAATGGCTGTTTGGCATGCCTGATCGCGTGCGGGGCTTTTGCAGCATCGGTCGCAAACACAACATCGAAGTCGAAGACGAAGTGACGGCGCATCTGGGTTACAATAACGGTTGCACCGGGGTGTTCATCACATCCACCGGCGAAGCCCCCGGGGTGAACCGGCTTGAGATTGCCGGCGAGCATGGGCGGTTGACCTTGGAAGACAATGAGCTGCGATTTATCCGTACGGAAGTGTCGGTCAGCGATTTTCTGCGGGACTCTCCGGAGAAATTCGGCACACCCCCCGTCTGGAATGTCCAGATCCCCGTCACCGGCAATGGCGGCCAGCATGCCGAGGTGCTACAGAATTTCATTGATGCCATCGTGTCCGGTACCCCTTTGATCGCGCCGGCGAAAGAGGGCATCAAATCCGTCGAACTAGGCAACGCCATGTTGTATTCGTCGGAAATCGGCAAGACGGTGGAGATGCCCCTGTCAGGGGCGGCGTATGAGCGCATGCTGAAAAAGAAGATCAAGGAGTCGCGGTTCGTCAAGGTAACCCGTGAAGTGGCTCAACAGGATATGAGCAAATCAGTCAAGTAA
- a CDS encoding sugar phosphate isomerase/epimerase family protein has product MLYLTGFADEASKGIEGQIKATRELGWTNIESRNVNGTNIHDLSDADFDRVAGQLKEAGITINCFGSAVANWAKLITDPMDSSLAETRRAIPRMQRLGAKLIRIMSFAVLKDRAPDDQMEAERFRRLRELVALFTDAGITPVHENCMNYGGMGWSYTLRMLENVPGLKLVFDTGNPVFTPDYAKPKPWPRQSAWEFYSHVKDHVAYIHIKDGIWDEAGQKQIFTHAGEGQGDVRRILKDLLSRGYEGGISIEPHLAVVFHDDKITTSEAIMYNNYVEYGRRVERMIADVKAELK; this is encoded by the coding sequence ATGTTGTATCTAACCGGTTTTGCAGATGAAGCGTCCAAAGGCATCGAAGGCCAGATCAAGGCCACCCGGGAATTGGGCTGGACGAATATTGAATCCCGTAATGTGAACGGAACGAATATTCATGATCTGTCCGACGCTGACTTCGACCGTGTGGCGGGACAATTGAAGGAGGCGGGCATCACGATCAACTGTTTCGGCTCGGCGGTTGCCAATTGGGCCAAGCTGATTACCGACCCGATGGATTCCTCCCTGGCTGAGACCCGGCGCGCCATCCCCAGGATGCAGCGGCTGGGGGCCAAGTTGATCCGTATCATGAGCTTTGCCGTCTTAAAGGATCGTGCGCCGGATGATCAAATGGAGGCTGAACGCTTTCGTCGATTGCGCGAGCTGGTGGCCCTGTTCACTGATGCCGGGATCACGCCGGTGCATGAGAACTGCATGAACTACGGGGGCATGGGCTGGTCCTACACCCTGCGCATGCTGGAGAATGTGCCCGGACTCAAGCTCGTTTTTGATACGGGCAACCCGGTGTTTACTCCCGATTACGCCAAACCCAAGCCCTGGCCACGCCAGTCGGCCTGGGAGTTCTATTCCCATGTGAAAGACCATGTGGCGTATATTCACATCAAGGATGGGATCTGGGATGAGGCTGGTCAAAAACAGATCTTCACGCATGCCGGCGAAGGTCAGGGCGATGTCCGCCGTATTTTGAAAGATCTCCTGTCTCGTGGCTATGAGGGCGGGATCTCCATTGAGCCGCATCTGGCGGTCGTCTTCCATGACGATAAAATCACCACCTCGGAAGCCATCATGTACAACAACTACGTTGAATACGGCCGGCGCGTTGAGCGGATGATTGCCGATGTGAAGGCTGAGCTGAAATGA